One Coffea eugenioides isolate CCC68of chromosome 2, Ceug_1.0, whole genome shotgun sequence genomic window, GGAAGCAAGAAGAGAAACACGATGGATAATCAGAAACCTTACTGACTGTTGCTTGCTTCTGGACAGCAGTACGGAAGATTCTGTAAGAATGCATGATATGGTTCGTGACTTTGCCATATCAATGGCATCTACAGGGGAACATGGTTTCGTCATAAAAGCAGGTCTTGGCTTGAAGGAGTGGCCAAATCAGGAGACTCTTGAACGCAATGCAGTAATCATTTCTCTGATGACTAATCATATTCAGTCACTTCCTGATTGCCTAATTTGTCCCAAGCTCGAAATTTTGTTGTTGGCAGAGAATGAGGTTTTTGAGGTAATACCAGAGGGATTCTTTCTAGGGATGCCAACGCTCAGGGTGCTGGATTTAAGTGAAAAAATTGGTGCTCGCTCTCTAAATCGCTATTTTGAACCTGACAAATGGACCTCAATGCCGTCCAGTTCCTTCAAACTTCCCTCCTCGTTTGAAGCCTTGGTGAACCTTCGGACTTTGCATTTAAATCACTGCAAGTTGGATGATGTAGCAGTCCTTGGAAAATTAAAAAGACTTGAGGTTCTAAGCTTCTATGGATGTGATATTGAAGAATTACCaaaggagattggagaattagTCAACCTGAGGTTGTTAGACCTCAACTTCTGCCAAAAGCTCAAGACTGTTCCGGCAACCCTGTTATTGCGTTTGTGTCAATTAGAAGAACTCTACATGTGGGAGAGTTTTCATCAGTGGGCGATTCAAGGGATGGTTGAAGACACAAGTAAAGCATGTCTTTCAGAAATAACATCCTTGTCCCACTTGACTACTTTATGTATTCAAGTATCCAATCCTGAATCGGTTCCCAGAAAATTGCATATACCTAACGTACAAAAATTTGAGATAGTTATTGGTAAAGGGTATGATTCAGTGACATGTTACCCAAACTCAAGAAGCCTGTCACTCCGAGAAATTAAGACTTCAATACCTGAAGGAGTGAAGGACATACTTCAGAACACAGAAGATTTGAGACTTTTCTGCTTGTATGATGAAATGATAAGGAATATTTTAGATGTTGATCTGGGGACCTTAAACAACTTAAGATATCTTAAGGTCGTTGCTTGTATGGAAACCTCGTTTTTGTTATCCATGAACCAATCTGCAAATGATGCCCCTGCAATCTTGGCAGCTTTGGAAAGTTTACATCTTCAACTTATGAACGAATTGTTCGTTATATGTCCAAAATTACTTCCAGTTGGTTCGCTGCACaagttaaagtttttaaaacttCAAAGTTGCAAGCGGATGTGGGTAGCAATCACTGCCACATTACTCCAGAGGCTACTGAGTTTGGAAGAAGTTGAAGCAACATGGTGCAAGCAAATGTCGAGTGTATTTGACCTTGGCAACATTAGTTCTGAGAATCAACAGTTCCTTCTGTCTAATCTTAGAATAATAAGGTTACACGGTCTGGAGAGTTTGAGAACCATATGGAAAGGAGGGGTAAAACCACTTCCTCCTTCAGTGCGCCTTGCAAAACTAACAGTGGTTGAGCTCAGCAGCTGCGGGAGCCTAAAAGTTATCTTTCCATATTCCATTGCTCAAAATCTACTGCAACTGGAAGTTCTTAAGATAAACTGGTGCAACAAGTTAGAAAGCATTGTCGAGAAGAGGCCAGAAGTATCAGTTGATCAATATCAGCTTGCTTGTTTTCCAAACCTTAGGATTATTGAGGTGAGTGAATGCTCAAGACTGAGAAAGCTGTTTTCAGTTGCTGAGGCTCGATATCTTCAACAGCTCAAAGAAATAAACATTAGCAGCTGTAAGGATATAGTTGAACTAATAAGCCATGATgaggaaggagaagaagacACTGAAGACAAAAGAATTTCACTGCCGGAACTATACAGCATGAAGATCAAAGACATGTCTAACATAAATAGACTCTGTGCAATGTCTTTTTCTGTTGATCTACCATCCCTGGAACAAGTGGTTTTAGAGAAGTGTCCTAACATGGAAGAGTTCAATTCTGACCCCCAAAAATATGGTGTGGGACATGCACCAAAACTGAAGGTTGGACAAATTTGAAAGCAGGCAGCTTATGGCACATCAGATGAACAACTTTCAAAATAACCGGTATGGAAACCTCAAATGATTACATGTTTATGCATTCTCATTATAAAATGTTTCCATCAATAATCTACACGTAAAAAGATTTCTTTTTGTAGCATCATTAACTAAATAGACGTAACATCAAAACCATAACCAGGTATCAATCTCTAAGCCATTACCGATATTCCTTAAAGTGCAATGCAGGTATATCTACACAAGGCCTAAATGATATAGCGGATAACTAGCATAGCATCTCTACACTTTGTATTCCATGCATGTTGAATTTAATGCCAGCTTCGCTGGGGGAGTAATTAATGTAATCACAATATTTCAGAAGAAAGGGTGAAGCCATTAAGGTTTGTGATTAGCGAACTCAGCAATTTAAGCATTCAGCTTTATACGTCCAAAAATGAAGCAATCAACCACAGTAAGAATAAAACCTCATGCTTCTGATTGTTTTATCAAGCTACATACTATCTATGTTTGGTTTAAGGTGATCCTAACTTCTCCTTTGTGGTTACATTGGATTATTGTTGGGCATAGACGATTTTaaaacaagattcaatggtctgaccttttttttcgttttcttcAGGAAAGAGCAACCTATTTAGAGGACAAGCATCAGGAGCTAGAACTTCTCCTCAAGCATAGTGAATATCTTGAAGCAACTCAGAACACTGAACATCCAAATCTCTACATTCGGTGTCTGCATATTCAGATGGTTATAGTGCTTATTATACGAACTGAGTTTTGTTTTAGATATTTCTGGTAAGCAGGGGATCATTCCCCTATTTCTCTGATAATGCTTTCTTCTGAAAAAATCCATGGTACCTGAGCAAGTGGTTCTGAATGGCTGGTTGAAATTAGCAATAAGCACCGTTAAGATCAAAGCTGCATTACAAAATATTCATAGTTCACTTGGATTATCATAAAATGGATATATTTCGTTACAAGGTTAAAATTGTTTGCAATCACTTATCTTTTCTACTCTGGAGAATTATTGAACCAATCTTAATGTTATATCCAAAGCCTTTATTATCAAGGGCAGTAGTTGATTATGGGATCTGGTCTACTAAATGCAAAAGTCAAGAACAGCTGCTTATGGAAGTCAAGGACAGCCTGCTAGCAAAAGTAAAAGTCAAGAACAGCTGCTTATGGAAGTCATGGGCAGCAACTGATTATGAGATCTGATCTGCTAGCAAAAGACAAGAACAGCTGCTTATGGGATCTAGTCTACTAATTGCACTAATCAAGGAGAGCTGATTATGGTCTACTATATTAGATGTATATTAGCATATATGTAATTAATACATTAGGGAGGTAGATATTCTGACGGAGGAGAGAAGGTACAGAGTTTTTCTATTTAAATGGAAAAGATGCACAAAAGAGGCATTCGGTCTTTGATCTAGAAAACTtgtcatggtatcagagccagttATTTGAATTTCTCAGCCTTTCCAAACTTTCTGAGTTGTTATCCTTCTTGGGTTGATTATTTTGATCAATCATTTGGTTTCAAGATATCCTTTTGGGTCAATCATATTGTGGTTGGCAGCTTTTCTTGTAATTCagatctttgtttttttttgaaagaatgtCTATGGAAAACTCTTTGGGAAAAATACATACGGAATCTTTGTCCATCAAGTTCACTGGAAAAAATTATGCGGCATGGGAATTTCAATTTAGGATGTTTCTAAAAGGCAAAGAGCTTTGGAGTCATATTGACGGGTCTTCTACAGCACCTAGAGATGGAAAGGAAATTAGTCAATGGGAGGCAAAGGATGCTAGAATTATTTCTTGGATTCTAGCATCTATTGAAGCTCATATGGTGAACAATTTACGCTCCTTTAATACAGCAAAGGAGATGTGGGATCATTTGAAGCGTGTATATCATCAAGATAATACAGCAAGAAGATTTCAGCTTGAATTGGAAATTAGTACATGTAGCCAAGGTAATCTCTCTATTGAGCAGTATTATTCTGGATTTCTTAATTTATGGAGTGAATACTCTGGTATAATCTATTCTAAGGTACCAAGCGAAGCCTTAGCCGGTATTCAAGCGGTTCACGAAGATAGTAAGCGTGACCAGTTTCTAATGAAACTGAGGCCTGAATTTGAGGCGATTAGAGCTGGATTGTTAAATAGAAACCCAGTTCCTTCTTTAGACGTATGTCTTGGTGACTTGTTGCGAGAAGAACAGAGAATGGCTACACAAACTATCATAGGTACATCAAAGGAGATATCTGAAGTTGTCAATATTGCCTATGCTGCTCAAGGGAAGAATCGCGGAAAGGGACAAGTACAGTGCTATAGTTGCAAGGAACTTGGGCATATTGCACGCAATTGTGGAAAGAAATTTTGCAATTATTGTAAGCAAACTGGACACATTATCAAGGACTGTCCTACACGCCCTGAGAATCGAAGAGTCCAAGCCTTTCAAGGTGCTGTCCAAGACTCTAACACTATTGGTTCTACATCCACAGCCACAAACGTTCACTCTATGGCTTAAAACAAGCTCCACGGGCTTGGTTTGATAAGTTCCGTTCTACCCTTATTAGCTTCTCATTTGTTCAGAGCCAGTATGACTCCTCTTTGTTTCTTCGCAAGACTGATAAGGGACTGGTTTTACTTCTGgtttatgttgatgatattgttATCACAGAAAATGACTCTGCATTAATCTCTCAACTTCAAGAGCATCTTCAACGTTCTTTTCATATGAAAGATTTAGGTCCTCTACAATATTTTTTGGGCCTAGAAGTGCACTCTACCTCAGCTGGTATTTTCTTACATCAACATAAATACATCCAGGAATTAATTGCTTTGGCAGGTCTTCAAGATGGTCGGTCTGTTGATACTCCCTTGGAAGTAAATGTTAAATATCGCCGTGATGAGGGTGATTTTCTCTCAGATCCCTCTCTCTATCGGCAATTGGTGGGAAGTCTTAACTATTTAACTATTACTCGGCCTGATATTTCATTTGCTGTTCAACAAGTTAGTCAATTTATGCAGACGCCTAGGCATCTCCATCTAGCTGCTGTTCGTCGCATTATTCGCTATTTACTAGGCACTTCCTCTCGTGGTCTTTTCTTCTCCAAAAATTCTCCTATTCATTTGGTAGCCTATAGCGACGCTGACTGGGCAGGGTGTTCAGATACTAGACGATCAATTACTGGTTGGTGCATGTTTCTTGGAAATTCTCTTATTTCTTGGAAAAGCAAAAAGCAAGATAGGGTGTCTAAATCCTCTACTGAGTCAGAGTATCGTGCTATGTCCTCTGGATGTTCTGAGATCATTTGGCTTCGAGGCCTCTTAGGTGAGCTTGGGTTTCCCCAACTTGCACCTACTCCCCTTCATGCCGATAATACTAGCGCTATTCACATTGCTGCTAATCCTGTATTCCATGAGCGTacaaaacatattgaagttgattgtcacTCTATCCGTGAAGCATATGATGATCATGTTATTTCTCTTCCTCATATTACCACTGATCTCCAAACTGCTGATATATTTACTAAAGCTCTCTCCCGTCATAGACACAATTTTCTGGTTGACAAATTGATGCTTTTTGATCCACCAGCATCAATTTGAGGGGGGATATCAAGGGCAGTAGTTGATTATGGGATCTGGTCTACTAAATGCAAAAGTCAAGAACAGCTGCTTATGGAAGTCAAGGACAGCCTGCTAGCAAAAGTAAAAGTCAAGAACAGCTGCTTATGGAAGTCATGGGCAGCAACTGATTATGAGATCTGATCTGCTAGCAAAAGACAAGAACAGCTGCTTATGGGATCTAGTCTACTAATTGCACTAATCAAGGAGAGCTGATTATGGTCTACTATATTAGATGTATATTAGCATATATGTAATTAATACATTAGGGAGGTAGATATTCTGACAGAGGAGAGAAGGTACAGAGTTTTTCTATTTAAATGGAAAAGATGCACAAAAGAGGCATTCGGTCTTTGATCTAGAAAACTTGTCATTTATGTGGTTAAAATTCAATTCACAAACTCATGTGCCATATATGTGTTGCTGGGAAAGTTTGGTAGAAGTCTAGGTTTTGAGTTTCCACTGTTAAATAGAATATATTTTTAGCTAAAGTATGATGCTCTGGATGAGATAGAAGAACATTTGGCAATGACTTGCCTCCTTGGAAGGGGGGAATGACACTAATAAATTATAAAGGAAACATGACAGTGTAAGAGAAAGGAATCTAATTGggctccttttatttttttttttcttttgaaattttaaatttgtattGTTTTCATTGGACTGCTTAGAGCTGGATAAACATTCATAACTTTGTTAAAAGCATAAATAACATTTCTATTTCATTCTTCATGGTTGTTATGTTTTATCTGGTTGATTCCTTTTGCTCAGCCCTTTTACCAATCTGCTAAAGGAAATATTGTTCTCAGTCAGATCTAAAATTCTGTTAGCAGACAAAAAGAGCAGCAGATCCTCAGCTTGATATTGCCTCATATTCATTTCATAAGAATGATTTAAGTGCTTTAAATTAGTTGCTGTGCCTGATAAGCTATCAAATTGGATAAACAGAGACTAAATATTATCCTTTATAGCATACGAATAAGCAAAACAGTTCATTGTGGAATACATCTCACTTGGGCTGATATTCATATATTTCTCAAACACAGCTGTGTAGCATAACAATATCCCAGAACTTAGCAGAAATTCTCTCTATATCTATATCTCTTTCTAGTTCTCTTTATTCCTACCGAAAAGGGGTGGGAATAATTACAATCTTGCACAGGCCTTCCTAACCAAGTAATCACTAGGCTGAATGAGCTCTCCGTAAGTTTTGCAGAAGCAACCTAGAAGATGAAATGGTTCCAGATGCTCCAAGAAGTGTGCCAAATGCTATGAGAATCATATTCAGAATTAAGGTAGGCCTTGATATCTGATTCCAGAATATCTTTATGTAGAAGGCACAAGGAAAGATCATGCAAATTCCCACGCTTACTAGGGAACCTGTAAGGCTTAGAACATACTCAAAATACGGCACAGACAGAGCCAGTACTAGTATCACTAGGAGTAGAATTGAGCCAACACTTCCCCTTATGATCATCTTTGTTCTGGATTTCATTGAACGAGGAAGAATATTCTGCTCTAGTTGGATCGCAAATGGTGCAAATTCCAGTGCATATTTGGTCATTGGCGTTAGCACTGTTGCCCATAGTGCAATCTTAGTCAAAATAAGAGCTCTAGGCATGCTCAGAGTGATCTGGGAATTCACTTCAGGGCCAAACATCTTAGCTCCCATGAAAGCTAGAGATGTGTATAGAACTGTGACCAATGAGAAACTGACAATGGTTACCTGTAAAAGCAAGATTACCAAATTTACAGGCAGATTGAGgaaataaactaaaataaagCCTAGTTATTGAAGGAAAATTCATTTAAAGAAATGAATAATATGAATTTCCCAGAGCTATTTActcaaagaaaaaagagaaccTTACAATTTCCAGCACTAGTGGCACAGAGGGATGTGACTGCAAATTAAGAATGAACCTTAGAGCTACTATTTTTACCAAATTCCTTGTGGGGCTCATGCAGTGGTTATACAACAATCACTCAatgctgcttttttttttttggatattttagcAATGTAAGTGCCTGAAAACTGGCAAACATGAATGTAGAATTCTTTGCACAAGACTTTGGGTAGCTCTAGGATCCTTTTAGGAGCTTTGTGATGCtaagattttattttttaaagatTATATGTTTTATGGTTTTTACCctattcatttaggattaccaATTTGGTGTTGATTACATGCAAATATTGCTATTAGTTCCTTGATGACAAAAAATGTCGATTTGAGAAGAAGCATGTCATTCCCCACATTTGTCACTTTTTCCACTTATGGTAATGTCCAAAAAATGTTcaccaaaaagagaaaaagatgcaaaaaaaaaaaatgtcttgcctcaaaaaatataaaaacagaTAAATGAAATACTTCAATTAATGTACCTTTGTAAACTTGGAAGGATCTTTCATGGCTGCATATAGATTTGGGAAAACAACATGACCAGCATAGCTGAAGATGTAAAGTCCAGATATAGCAGGAATATTGTGGAGCTTGAGTGCTGGTATGCTGTGATTAGCTTTCACAGCTCCAAAAATGGCAGTGCATGCCACAGGTACAAAAATCAGAAGTGACATGAGAATACCAGCagttgaaagaaaagaaattgaagaaagatcTCTTAGCCATAGGCTTGGAAGTGCAACCAATATAGCCAAAACTGTGAGGGTTTGAGATGTTGTTAAATTTGTCCATGACAATTTTAGGTGCGTGCCTAAAAAAACTGTGGCCAAATTGTCATGTAGAGAAATGGTATAAGAAACAAGGGCCATGAAAATTTCAGCATAGATGAAACTTGCTACTATAATTCTTCCTTTTGCTCCAAATGCATTCTGCCCAATATCTTTGTAGTCTCTTGATTTTGGATATTTTTCTAGACACTTTCCAAGTAAATGAGAACCATATGCACATAATATCCCAAGTCCTACAAGCAGGAATGCAGAAGTCCATCCTCCATTTTCTAGAGCATATGGAGCTGATAATTGCCCTAGACCTGCAAAAACAACGCACGAATATCAACACCAGTCAGTACAATTTGAAAAAACTGTGGCTAATACTTATATACAGTTACTATAACTACATTCAAATATAACGCAATATATTATGCAGTGATGTGATACAATGCTTGGTTCATTTCTTGAATTATCTCATGCACTAATTGCATTGATGATAGATGAAATGCATAGAATGACACGTACCTATAAGCATTCCAATCATGTTGATGACAGCATGAAGAAAAGAGCAGTTGTTTTCCTCTAAAGCTTTCTGATCAGCCAAACTTTCCACGTCTTTGGCAGTTTCTTCAAAGTTC contains:
- the LOC113760306 gene encoding probable disease resistance protein At4g27220, which translates into the protein MAETSGLFNKVIFAVVSRNLDVRKIQGRIGDMLGLYFREESEMGRAGRLFERLTTQERILLVLDDVWNFVNFKEIGIPVNFEGKGCKIMITTRQRNLCSTMGLRKTKEIPLRLLSDEESWNLFKSNAGSLADTFSPQQDDVTMKVARECCGLPLALVTVGRALRNKDLELWRAALQQLKKSKPLNINYNEKDIFSCLKLSYDQLLSEEAKECFLLCCLFPEDHDIKIEDIARYALGKGMFTDVETMEEARRETRWIIRNLTDCCLLLDSSTEDSVRMHDMVRDFAISMASTGEHGFVIKAGLGLKEWPNQETLERNAVIISLMTNHIQSLPDCLICPKLEILLLAENEVFEVIPEGFFLGMPTLRVLDLSEKIGARSLNRYFEPDKWTSMPSSSFKLPSSFEALVNLRTLHLNHCKLDDVAVLGKLKRLEVLSFYGCDIEELPKEIGELVNLRLLDLNFCQKLKTVPATLLLRLCQLEELYMWESFHQWAIQGMVEDTSKACLSEITSLSHLTTLCIQVSNPESVPRKLHIPNVQKFEIVIGKGYDSVTCYPNSRSLSLREIKTSIPEGVKDILQNTEDLRLFCLYDEMIRNILDVDLGTLNNLRYLKVVACMETSFLLSMNQSANDAPAILAALESLHLQLMNELFVICPKLLPVGSLHKLKFLKLQSCKRMWVAITATLLQRLLSLEEVEATWCKQMSSVFDLGNISSENQQFLLSNLRIIRLHGLESLRTIWKGGVKPLPPSVRLAKLTVVELSSCGSLKVIFPYSIAQNLLQLEVLKINWCNKLESIVEKRPEVSVDQYQLACFPNLRIIEVSECSRLRKLFSVAEARYLQQLKEINISSCKDIVELISHDEEGEEDTEDKRISLPELYSMKIKDMSNINRLCAMSFSVDLPSLEQVVLEKCPNMEEFNSDPQKYGVGHAPKLKERATYLEDKHQELELLLKHSEYLEATQNTEHPNLYIRCLHIQMVIVLIIRTEFCFRYFWAVVDYGIWSTKCKSQEQLLMEVKDSLLAKVKVKNSCLWKSWAATDYEI
- the LOC113763317 gene encoding amino acid transporter AVT1H-like yields the protein MWGKNWKSSGKLPCLDSDCLPHHHHHHQIANATCNEEKLAEETSNGLDACAKESKLNFEETAKDVESLADQKALEENNCSFLHAVINMIGMLIGLGQLSAPYALENGGWTSAFLLVGLGILCAYGSHLLGKCLEKYPKSRDYKDIGQNAFGAKGRIIVASFIYAEIFMALVSYTISLHDNLATVFLGTHLKLSWTNLTTSQTLTVLAILVALPSLWLRDLSSISFLSTAGILMSLLIFVPVACTAIFGAVKANHSIPALKLHNIPAISGLYIFSYAGHVVFPNLYAAMKDPSKFTKVTIVSFSLVTVLYTSLAFMGAKMFGPEVNSQITLSMPRALILTKIALWATVLTPMTKYALEFAPFAIQLEQNILPRSMKSRTKMIIRGSVGSILLLVILVLALSVPYFEYVLSLTGSLVSVGICMIFPCAFYIKIFWNQISRPTLILNMILIAFGTLLGASGTISSSRLLLQNLRRAHSA